The following are encoded in a window of Gossypium raimondii isolate GPD5lz chromosome 13, ASM2569854v1, whole genome shotgun sequence genomic DNA:
- the LOC105782688 gene encoding transcriptional corepressor LEUNIG isoform X5 has product MSQTNWEADKMLDVYIHDYLVKRDLKASAQAFQAEGKVSSDPVAIDAPGGFLFEWWSVFWDIFIARTNEKHSEVAASYIETQLIKAREQQQQQQQPQQPQHQQQQQQQQLQMQQLLLQRHAQQQQQQQQQQQQQQQQQQQQQQQQQQQQQQQQQQQQQQQQQQQQQQQQQQQQQQPPQQSQQAQQPQQRRDGSHLLNGNTNGLVGNDSLIRQPAGTANAMATKMYEERLKLPHQRDSLDDAAMKQRYGDNVGQLLDPNHASILKPAAATGPTSGQVWHGTAGGMSPQVQARSQQLPGTTPDIKSEMNPVLNPRAAGPDGSLMGIPGSNQGGNNLTLKGWPLTGLDQLRGGILQPQKSFMQAPQPFHQLQMLTPQHQQQLMLAQQNLTSPSGSDDNRRLRMLLNNNRTMGLGKDGLSNSVGDVVPNVSPLQAGSPLMPRGDTEMLMKLKLAQLHQQQQQLQQQQQQQQQQNSNSQQQQLQQHALSNQQSQSSNPSLHQQDKVGGGGSVTVDGSMSNSFRGNDQVSKNQNGRKRKQPVSSSGPANSSGTANTAGPSPSSAPSTPSTHTPGDVISMPAMPHSGSSSKPLMMFGAEGAGTLASPSNQLAEMDRFVEDGSLDDNVESFLSHDDTDPRDAVGRCMDVTKGFTFMEVNSVRASSSKVTCCHFSSDGKLLATGGHDKKAVLWYTDTLKPKSTLEEHSCLITDVRFSPSMSRLATSSFDKTVRVWDADSPGYSLRTFMGHSGNVMSLDFHPTKDDLICSCDGDGEIRYWSINNGNCARAFKGGTAPGTAQLRFQPRLGKYLAAAAENVVSILDTETQTCRHSLQGHTKLIHSVCWDPSGELLASVSEDSVRVWSFASGSEGECVHELSCNGNKFHSCVFHPSFQSLLVIGCYQSLELWNMSENKTMTLSAHEGLIAALAVSPVTRLVSSASHDKFVKLWK; this is encoded by the exons ATGTCTCAAACCAACTGGGAAGCTGATAAAAT GTTAGATGTGTATATCCATGATTATTTAGTAAAGAGGGATTTAAAGGCTTCAGCTCAGGCTTTTCAAGCTGAAGGGAAAGTATCATCAGATCCTGTAG CTATCGATGCACCTGGAGGTTTTCTCTTTGAATGGTGGTCTGTTTTTTGGGATATATTCATTGCCAGGACTAATGAGAAGCATTCAGAGGTTGCTGCATCTTATATTGAG ACTCAATTGATTAAAGCACGGGAGCAGCAGCAACAGCAGCAGCAACCTCAACAGCCTCAACATCAACAGCAACAGCAGCAGCAACAACTGCAGATGCAACAGCTTTTATTGCAGAGGCATGcccaacaacaacaacagcagcaacaacagcagcaacaacagcagcagcaacagcagcagcaacagcaacagcaacagcagcaacagcaacagcaacagcaacagcaacaacaacaacaacagcaaCAGCAACAACAGCAGCAACAACAGCAACAGCAGCAGCAGCCACCACAGCAGTCCCAGCAGGCACAACAGCCTCAGCAACGAAGGGACGGGTCTCATCTCCTAAATGGCAATACAAATGGACTTGTTGGAAATGACTCTCTCATACGTCAGCCTGCTGGAACTGCTAATGCCATGGCGACTAAGATGTATGAGGAAAGACTAAAATTGCCACATCAAAGGGATTCTTTGGATGATGCAGCTATGAAG CAAAGGTATGGTGACAATGTCGGCCAGCTCTTGGATCCAAATCATGCCTCGATATTGAAGCCTGCAGCTGCAACTGGTCCGACTTCCGG GCAAGTATGGCATGGTACAGCTGGTGGAATGTCTCCGCAAGTTCAAGCTCGGAGTCAGCAATTGCCAGGAACAACACCG GATATAAAGAGTGAGATGAATCCAGTATTGAATCCTAGAGCTGCTGGTCCCGATGGATCTTTAATGGGAATTCCGG GGTCAAATCAAGGTGGTAATAATTTAACTTTGAAAGGATGGCCATTAACA GGACTGGACCAACTGCGCGGTGGGATCCTTCAGCCGCAAAAGTCTTTTATGCAAGCTCCTCAGCCCTTTCATCAACTTCAGATGTTGACACCACAGCACCAGCAGCAACTCATGCTTGCTCAGCAGAATCTGACATCACCATCTGGCAGTGATGATAATAGAAGATTGAGAATGCTATTGAATAATAATCGGACCATGGGCCTCGGAAAGGATGGCCTTTCTAATTCTGTTGGTGATGTGGTTCCAAATGTATCACCTTTGCAGGCTGGCAGTCCTCTCATGCCTCGGGGAGATACAGAAATGCTAATGAAG TTAAAATTAGCTCAGTTGCATCAACAGCAGCAGCAACTGCAACAGCAACAGCAACAGCAACAGCAACAGAACAGTAACTCACAGCAACAACAGCTTCAGCAGCATGCGCTTTCGAATCAACAGTCACAGAGTTCTAATCCAAGTTTACATCAACAAGATAAAGTTGGTGGAGGTGGAAGTGTCACTGTGGATGGGAGTATGTCAAACTCATTTCGAGGGAATGATCAG gtTTCAAAAAACCAGAatggaagaaagagaaaacagCCAGTGTCTTCTTCAGGCCCTGCCAATAGCTCTGGGACAGCAAACACAGCTGGACCTTCGCCTAGTTCTGCACCTTCAACGCCATCAACACACACTCCTGGAGATGTGATTTCAATGCCTGCGATGCCTCATAGTGGCAGTTCTTCCAAGCCTTTGATGATGTTTGGTGCTGAGGGTGCTGGTACACTTGCATCACCTTCAAATCAATTG GCTGAAATGGATCGATTTGTGGAGGATGGATCTCTTGATGATAACGTTGAGTCTTTTTTATCCCATGATGATACGGATCCTAGAGATGCTGTTGGCCGATGTATGGATGTAACTAAAG GTTTCACATTTATGGAAGTAAATTCTGTTCGAGCAAGCAGTAGCAAAGTTACTTGCTGCCATTTCTCGTCAGACGGAAAGTTACTAGCTACTGGTGGCCATGATAAaaag GCTGTATTATGGTACACGGACACTTTGAAGCCGAAGTCTACGCTTGAAGAACATTCATGTTTGATTACTGATGTTCGTTTCAGTCCAAGCATGTCACGCCTTGCAACATCTTCATTTGACAAAACTGTCAGAGTCTGGGATGCCGACAGT CCTGGTTATTCGCTTCGTACATTTATGGGACATTCTGGTAACGTTATGTCACTTGACTTCCATCCAACTAAGGATGATCTTATCTGCTCTTGTGATGGTGATGGTGAAATACGATACTGGAGTATCAACAACGGGAACTGTGCAAGAGCTTTCAAG GGTGGTACGGCCCCTGGTACAGCCCAATTGAGATTTCAACCTCGCCTCGGAAAATATCTTGCAGCAGCTGCTGAGAATGTTGTATCTATACTGGACACCGAGACTCAAACTTGCCGGCACTCTTTACAG GGACATACTAAACTGATCCATTCCGTATGCTGGGACCCTTCGGGTGAGCTTCTAGCATCCGTTAGTGAGGACTCTGTTCGAGTTTGGTCCTTTGCGTCAGGCAGTGAAGGGGAATGTGTTCACGAATTGAGCTGTAATGGCAACAAGTTCCACTCTTGTGTTTTCCATCCTTCGTTTCAATCACTGCTCGTTATTGGCTGTTACCAG TCTTTGGAGCTATGGAATATGTCGGAGAATAAGACCATGACATTGTCGGCTCATGAAGGACTCATTGCTGCATTGGCTGTATCACCAGTGACAAGGTTGGTTTCTTCCGCAAGTCATGACAAGTTCGTTAAACTGTGGAAGTGA
- the LOC105782688 gene encoding transcriptional corepressor LEUNIG isoform X2: MSQTNWEADKMLDVYIHDYLVKRDLKASAQAFQAEGKVSSDPVAIDAPGGFLFEWWSVFWDIFIARTNEKHSEVAASYIETQLIKAREQQQQQQQPQQPQHQQQQQQQQLQMQQLLLQRHAQQQQQQQQQQQQQQQQQQQQQQQQQQQQQQQQQQQQQQQQQQQQQQQQQQQQQQPPQQSQQAQQPQQRRDGSHLLNGNTNGLVGNDSLIRQPAGTANAMATKMYEERLKLPHQRDSLDDAAMKQRYGDNVGQLLDPNHASILKPAAATGPTSGQVWHGTAGGMSPQVQARSQQLPGTTPDIKSEMNPVLNPRAAGPDGSLMGIPGSNQGGNNLTLKGWPLTGLDQLRGGILQPQKSFMQAPQPFHQLQMLTPQHQQQLMLAQQNLTSPSGSDDNRRLRMLLNNNRTMGLGKDGLSNSVGDVVPNVSPLQAGSPLMPRGDTEMLMKLKLAQLHQQQQQLQQQQQQQQQQNSNSQQQQLQQHALSNQQSQSSNPSLHQQDKVGGGGSVTVDGSMSNSFRGNDQVSKNQNGRKRKQPVSSSGPANSSGTANTAGPSPSSAPSTPSTHTPGDVISMPAMPHSGSSSKPLMMFGAEGAGTLASPSNQLWDDKDLELQAEMDRFVEDGSLDDNVESFLSHDDTDPRDAVGRCMDVTKGFTFMEVNSVRASSSKVTCCHFSSDGKLLATGGHDKKAVLWYTDTLKPKSTLEEHSCLITDVRFSPSMSRLATSSFDKTVRVWDADSPGYSLRTFMGHSGNVMSLDFHPTKDDLICSCDGDGEIRYWSINNGNCARAFKGGTAPGTAQLRFQPRLGKYLAAAAENVVSILDTETQTCRHSLQGHTKLIHSVCWDPSGELLASVSEDSVRVWSFASGSEGECVHELSCNGNKFHSCVFHPSFQSLLVIGCYQSLELWNMSENKTMTLSAHEGLIAALAVSPVTRLVSSASHDKFVKLWK; the protein is encoded by the exons ATGTCTCAAACCAACTGGGAAGCTGATAAAAT GTTAGATGTGTATATCCATGATTATTTAGTAAAGAGGGATTTAAAGGCTTCAGCTCAGGCTTTTCAAGCTGAAGGGAAAGTATCATCAGATCCTGTAG CTATCGATGCACCTGGAGGTTTTCTCTTTGAATGGTGGTCTGTTTTTTGGGATATATTCATTGCCAGGACTAATGAGAAGCATTCAGAGGTTGCTGCATCTTATATTGAG ACTCAATTGATTAAAGCACGGGAGCAGCAGCAACAGCAGCAGCAACCTCAACAGCCTCAACATCAACAGCAACAGCAGCAGCAACAACTGCAGATGCAACAGCTTTTATTGCAGAGGCATGcccaacaacaacaacagcagcaacaacagcagcaacaacagcagcagcaacagcagcagcaacagcaacagcaacagcagcaacagcaacagcaacagcaacagcaacaacaacaacaacagcaaCAGCAACAACAGCAGCAACAACAGCAACAGCAGCAGCAGCCACCACAGCAGTCCCAGCAGGCACAACAGCCTCAGCAACGAAGGGACGGGTCTCATCTCCTAAATGGCAATACAAATGGACTTGTTGGAAATGACTCTCTCATACGTCAGCCTGCTGGAACTGCTAATGCCATGGCGACTAAGATGTATGAGGAAAGACTAAAATTGCCACATCAAAGGGATTCTTTGGATGATGCAGCTATGAAG CAAAGGTATGGTGACAATGTCGGCCAGCTCTTGGATCCAAATCATGCCTCGATATTGAAGCCTGCAGCTGCAACTGGTCCGACTTCCGG GCAAGTATGGCATGGTACAGCTGGTGGAATGTCTCCGCAAGTTCAAGCTCGGAGTCAGCAATTGCCAGGAACAACACCG GATATAAAGAGTGAGATGAATCCAGTATTGAATCCTAGAGCTGCTGGTCCCGATGGATCTTTAATGGGAATTCCGG GGTCAAATCAAGGTGGTAATAATTTAACTTTGAAAGGATGGCCATTAACA GGACTGGACCAACTGCGCGGTGGGATCCTTCAGCCGCAAAAGTCTTTTATGCAAGCTCCTCAGCCCTTTCATCAACTTCAGATGTTGACACCACAGCACCAGCAGCAACTCATGCTTGCTCAGCAGAATCTGACATCACCATCTGGCAGTGATGATAATAGAAGATTGAGAATGCTATTGAATAATAATCGGACCATGGGCCTCGGAAAGGATGGCCTTTCTAATTCTGTTGGTGATGTGGTTCCAAATGTATCACCTTTGCAGGCTGGCAGTCCTCTCATGCCTCGGGGAGATACAGAAATGCTAATGAAG TTAAAATTAGCTCAGTTGCATCAACAGCAGCAGCAACTGCAACAGCAACAGCAACAGCAACAGCAACAGAACAGTAACTCACAGCAACAACAGCTTCAGCAGCATGCGCTTTCGAATCAACAGTCACAGAGTTCTAATCCAAGTTTACATCAACAAGATAAAGTTGGTGGAGGTGGAAGTGTCACTGTGGATGGGAGTATGTCAAACTCATTTCGAGGGAATGATCAG gtTTCAAAAAACCAGAatggaagaaagagaaaacagCCAGTGTCTTCTTCAGGCCCTGCCAATAGCTCTGGGACAGCAAACACAGCTGGACCTTCGCCTAGTTCTGCACCTTCAACGCCATCAACACACACTCCTGGAGATGTGATTTCAATGCCTGCGATGCCTCATAGTGGCAGTTCTTCCAAGCCTTTGATGATGTTTGGTGCTGAGGGTGCTGGTACACTTGCATCACCTTCAAATCAATTG TGGGATGATAAAGATCTTGAATTGCAGGCTGAAATGGATCGATTTGTGGAGGATGGATCTCTTGATGATAACGTTGAGTCTTTTTTATCCCATGATGATACGGATCCTAGAGATGCTGTTGGCCGATGTATGGATGTAACTAAAG GTTTCACATTTATGGAAGTAAATTCTGTTCGAGCAAGCAGTAGCAAAGTTACTTGCTGCCATTTCTCGTCAGACGGAAAGTTACTAGCTACTGGTGGCCATGATAAaaag GCTGTATTATGGTACACGGACACTTTGAAGCCGAAGTCTACGCTTGAAGAACATTCATGTTTGATTACTGATGTTCGTTTCAGTCCAAGCATGTCACGCCTTGCAACATCTTCATTTGACAAAACTGTCAGAGTCTGGGATGCCGACAGT CCTGGTTATTCGCTTCGTACATTTATGGGACATTCTGGTAACGTTATGTCACTTGACTTCCATCCAACTAAGGATGATCTTATCTGCTCTTGTGATGGTGATGGTGAAATACGATACTGGAGTATCAACAACGGGAACTGTGCAAGAGCTTTCAAG GGTGGTACGGCCCCTGGTACAGCCCAATTGAGATTTCAACCTCGCCTCGGAAAATATCTTGCAGCAGCTGCTGAGAATGTTGTATCTATACTGGACACCGAGACTCAAACTTGCCGGCACTCTTTACAG GGACATACTAAACTGATCCATTCCGTATGCTGGGACCCTTCGGGTGAGCTTCTAGCATCCGTTAGTGAGGACTCTGTTCGAGTTTGGTCCTTTGCGTCAGGCAGTGAAGGGGAATGTGTTCACGAATTGAGCTGTAATGGCAACAAGTTCCACTCTTGTGTTTTCCATCCTTCGTTTCAATCACTGCTCGTTATTGGCTGTTACCAG TCTTTGGAGCTATGGAATATGTCGGAGAATAAGACCATGACATTGTCGGCTCATGAAGGACTCATTGCTGCATTGGCTGTATCACCAGTGACAAGGTTGGTTTCTTCCGCAAGTCATGACAAGTTCGTTAAACTGTGGAAGTGA